A region of Chelonoidis abingdonii isolate Lonesome George chromosome 8, CheloAbing_2.0, whole genome shotgun sequence DNA encodes the following proteins:
- the SELENOT gene encoding thioredoxin reductase-like selenoprotein T: MRMLALLFLLAAGLGRAATEQGALPAKKLRMAYTTGPLLKFQICVSUGYRRVFEEYMRVISQRYPDIRIEGENYLPQPIYRHIASFLSVFKLVLIGLIIVGKDPFAFFGMQAPSIWQWGQENKVYACMMVFFLSNMIENQCMSTGAFEITLNDVPVWSKLESGHLPSMQQLVQILDNEMKLNVHMESMHHHRS; the protein is encoded by the exons ATGCGGATGCTGGCGCTGCTGTTCCTCCTGGCGgcggggctgggccgggccgCGACGGAGCAGGGGGCCCTGCCGGCTAAGAAGCTGCGCATGGCCTACACCACTGGGCCGCTGCTCAAGTTCCAGATCTG tgTTTCCTGAGGTTACAGACGGGTGTTTGAGGAGTACATGCGGGTTATTAGCCAGCGGTATCCAGACATCCGCATTGAAGGGGAAAACTACCTTCCGCAACCTATATATAG ACACATAGCATCCTTCCTGTCAGTCTTCAAACTAGTATTAATAGGCTTAATAATTGTTGGCAAGGATCCCTTCGCTTTCTTTGGCATGCAAGCTCCAAGTATCTGGCAGTGGGGCCAAGAAAATAAG GTCTATGCTTGTATGATGGTTTTCTTCCTGAGCAATATGATTGAGAACCAGTGTATGTCAACAGGTGCATTTGAAATAACTTTGAATG ATGTTCCAGTGTGGTCTAAGCTGGAGTCTGGTCACCTTCCTTCCATGCAGCAGCTGGTCCAAATTCTTGATAATGAAATGAAACTCAATGTGCACATGGAATCAATGCACCATCATCGATCATAG